In Crassostrea angulata isolate pt1a10 chromosome 4, ASM2561291v2, whole genome shotgun sequence, one genomic interval encodes:
- the LOC128180027 gene encoding protein toll-like: MLRNFNVIWCFCFIAVKLSTANIVTQCGIPKCLYRQVKSTSFSVMEVNNQPLKTNIVGISLMPPSSDECYLNAADVLDSYHFNGNRAVAVLIMRCAANYTIHFNPDARPTIPNAVFHVQVENCLLTTDSLNTLSNRASFNHVSFINTYPLQKYSYCDGSKLLNSNCRYLKSANAIGIILPEKHNAVNFSEMFQCNETFPNVKELQFRRFDLNQHLSHLKYKFPNLQDLQISDSFLKTSPNFPWNNKRMYFENNKSLSETGLYDSATRYNVIIQPNMRKRVLNLNSNDIETLVGFRFEGYLDMLKLSGNGLSSFSSFTFSGLLGLQHLDLSVNYLSKLPTDGFRGLTALRHMNLHANLLSVVSDDMFYYNTELVYLDLSNNSISMIGPHAFSRLHHLQELRLEYNNIVTLSYSMFPAFSVSFRSLILDGNPLSKFPDAVLYFKTLQEVSLRYTSIDFQNFTQMLLDLNFSLLAEGNAQSSTTTETDLLKSSPRRLKRIDLTGSKINNLHLKYFGTSLSTRLNARMKKLKLLILLKYFQFILTDNPIHCDCRINHFTRFVKRMLADGLLRGNEYFFNDWKCSSPAEFRYKPVFQVPESDTYCKIDIPKCPATCSCYERSVSGITIVDCRNRGLTDFPEQLPDGILDLWFQNNNITNVTRTSYLSRTRQLLLSGNKHLKVSPEVIRGFDILKLAT, translated from the coding sequence GAATTTCTTTGATGCCTCCATCATCAGATGAGTGCTATCTGAACGCAGCTGATGTGTTAGATAGTTACCATTTTAACGGAAACAGGGCAGTTGCTGTCTTGATCATGCGATGTGCTGCAAACTACACTATTCATTTTAATCCAGACGCCAGACCAACTATACCAAATGCGGTTTTTCATGTGCAAGTAGAAAACTGTCTTTTGACAACAGATAGCTTGAACACACTTAGTAACCGCGCCAGTTTTAACCACGTGTCTTTCATCAATACATATCCACTTCAAAAGTATTCTTATTGTGATGGTTCAAAATTGCTAAATTCTAACTGCAGATATCTCAAGTCCGCCAACGCCATAGGGATTATTTTGCCTGAAAAACATAATGCAGtcaatttttctgaaatgtttCAATGTAATGAAACATTTCCAAATGTTAAAGAGTTGCAATTTAGACGTTTTGACTTAAATCAACATCTTTCTCATCTTAAGTATAAGTTTCCAAACCTACAAGATCTACAAATATCCGATTCCTTTTTGAAGACTTCGCCTAATTTTCCATGGAATAATAAACGAATGTACTTTGAAAACAACAAGTCGCTATCTGAAACTGGTTTGTACGATTCTGCTACAAGATACAATGTCATCATACAGCCAAACATGCGAAAGCGGGTtcttaatttaaattcaaacgaTATAGAAACGCTTGTAGGATTCAGATTTGAGGGATACTTGGACATGTTGAAACTATCAGGGAATGGTCTGTCCTCCTTCAGTTCATTCACGTTTTCTGGTTTGCTAGGTCTCCAGCATCTTGACCTGAGTGTGAATTACCTTTCAAAACTTCCCACTGATGGGTTCCGTGGTTTAACCGCCCTCCGACACATGAATTTACACGCGAATCTCTTGTCTGTGGTTTCTGATgacatgttttattataatacgGAACTCGTTTACCTTGACCTCTCCAACAACAGCATATCAATGATTGGACCCCACGCCTTCTCAAGACTTCACCACCTTCAAGAACTTAGACTGGAGTATAACAACATAGTAACTCTCAGTTATTCTATGTTTCCAGCTTTCTCGGTTTCTTTCAGGTCCTTGATTTTGGACGGTAACCCACTGAGCAAATTTCCGGATGCTGTTCTGTATTTCAAAACGCTGCAAGAAGTTAGTTTAAGATATACCagcattgattttcaaaattttacacaGATGCTTCTGGATTTGAATTTCTCTTTGCTTGCTGAAGGTAACGCACAAAGCTCGACCACAACAGAGACCGACCTGCTCAAATCGTCTCCAAGGAGGCTGAAAAGGATCGATTTAACAGGAAGCAAAATTAACAACCTCCATCTAAAATATTTCGGAACTAGTCTTTCAACACGGTTAAATGCTCGGATGAAAAAGCTTAAGCTACTGATTTTGCTAAAATATTTCCAATTCATTTTGACCGACAATCCCATTCATTGTGACTGTCGAATCAACCATTTCACTAGATTTGTTAAAAGAATGCTTGCTGATGGCCTTCTGAGGGGAAACGAGTATTTCTTCAATGACTGGAAATGTTCATCTCCGGCTGAATTCCGATACAAGCCAGTTTTCCAGGTGCCCGAGTCGGATACGTATTGTAAAATAGACATTCCAAAATGCCCAGCTACCTGTTCCTGCTATGAAAGGTCTGTCAGTGGAATAACGATCGTAGACTGTCGGAATCGCGGACTTACAGACTTTCCGGAACAGCTACCAGATGGAATTCTGGATCTTTGGTttcaaaacaataacattacAAACGTCACACGCACTTCCTATCTATCAAGAACAAGACAACTTTTATTAAGTGGGAACAAACATTTGAAAGTGAGCCCCGAGGTTATCAGAGGGTTCGACATTCTTAAATTGGCGACATGA